Proteins encoded in a region of the Methanofollis tationis genome:
- a CDS encoding iron chelate uptake ABC transporter family permease subunit — translation MHFADGTVPADYQAYTRRKYLWILGGIALLFLLFIFSISIGAVNIPAYDVLLSLVNGMIDRVNGFLNPAAATVVPGKWDLIIWNIRLPQALAAIVAGVGLSVAGVAMQSILRNPLGSPFTLGISNAGAFGAAVSVILLGTGQMHSTVADAVTLNNPYLTTIVAFIFCLLATGVILLISRVRGASPEVMVLAGVALSSLFTAGTMFLQYFASDAQLAAVVFWTFGDVGRINWPELGIMSFVVVAATIFFIANRWNYNSIDAGDEAAKGLGVNVEGVRNIGMIVAALVSAVIVSFLGVIGFVGLVCPHMVRRLIGDDQRYLIPGSCVMGGVLLLASDTVARVIVAPYILPVAVLTAFMGAPVFIYLLLRGYRR, via the coding sequence GTGCACTTTGCAGACGGGACAGTCCCCGCGGACTACCAGGCGTACACGCGGCGCAAGTACCTCTGGATCCTCGGAGGGATCGCCCTCCTCTTTCTTCTCTTCATCTTTTCCATCTCGATCGGTGCGGTCAATATCCCTGCATACGACGTCCTGCTCTCCCTGGTCAACGGCATGATCGACCGGGTCAACGGGTTCCTCAACCCCGCCGCCGCCACGGTCGTGCCCGGCAAATGGGACCTGATTATCTGGAACATCCGCCTCCCGCAGGCGCTCGCGGCGATCGTCGCCGGCGTCGGGCTCTCGGTGGCCGGCGTCGCCATGCAGTCGATCCTGAGAAACCCGCTCGGTTCGCCGTTCACCCTCGGCATCTCGAACGCCGGCGCCTTCGGGGCGGCGGTCTCGGTCATCCTCCTGGGCACCGGGCAGATGCACTCGACGGTCGCCGACGCCGTCACCCTCAACAACCCCTACCTGACGACGATCGTCGCCTTCATCTTCTGCCTCCTTGCGACCGGCGTGATCCTGCTCATCTCCCGGGTGCGCGGGGCGTCCCCTGAGGTGATGGTGCTCGCCGGCGTGGCGCTCTCCTCGCTCTTCACCGCAGGCACGATGTTCCTGCAGTACTTCGCCTCCGACGCCCAGCTCGCCGCCGTCGTCTTCTGGACCTTCGGCGACGTCGGCCGGATCAACTGGCCAGAACTCGGGATCATGTCCTTCGTCGTCGTGGCGGCGACCATCTTCTTCATCGCCAACCGCTGGAACTACAACTCCATCGACGCCGGCGACGAGGCCGCAAAAGGGCTCGGCGTCAATGTCGAGGGGGTGCGCAACATCGGGATGATCGTCGCCGCCCTCGTCTCGGCCGTGATCGTCTCGTTCCTCGGCGTGATCGGGTTTGTCGGGCTCGTCTGCCCGCACATGGTCAGACGGCTCATCGGCGACGACCAGCGCTACCTGATCCCGGGCTCCTGCGTGATGGGCGGTGTCCTCCTCCTCGCCTCGGACACCGTCGCCCGGGTGATCGTGGCGCCCTACATCCTCCCGGTCGCCGTCCTGACGGCGTTCATGGGGGCGCCGGTCTTCATCTACCTGCTCCTCAGGGGGTACCGGCGATGA